GCCCCTGGAACTGGATCTTGTGCGCAGCCAGGGTGATCCAGCGCTTGAGCACCTCGTCGTGGGGGAAGAGCTCAAGCACCAGACGGTCGGTTTTGCGAATGTCCTCGGGATCGCCGGAGAGGGCCACCCAGCGGAATGGGCCGCGGCCTTCACAGAACATCGGCCGGATGTACTCAGGGACGAACCCGGGGAAATCATAGGCGTTTTCGACGCCGGCTTGGTGGGCGAAGGTGCGGATGTTATTGCCGTAGTCGAAGGTAACGGCGCCCATCTTCTGGAGTTCGAGCATCGCTCGAACGTGGGCCGCCATAGTCTGCAGGCTCTTCTCTACGTAGGCATCGGGGTCACTCTTTCGCAGGGCGACGGCTTCCTCGAGGGCCATGCCGCTCGGCACGTAGCCGTTCAGAGGGTCGTGGGCGCTGGTCTGGTCGGTCAAGAGGTCGGGCACGATACCGCGTCTGGCGAGTTCTGGTAGGACGTCGGCGCAGTTGCCGACAAGGCCTACGGAGATGGCGTCGCCCGAGCGCTTTGCATCTTCGAGAAGTGAAAGACCTTCATCGAGCGACCAGGCGATCTTGTCGCAGTAGCCGTTTTTCAATCGCTTCTCGATTCGAGAAGGATCCACGTCGATACCCAAAAACCTGGCACCGTTCAAGGTTGCGGCGAGGGGTTGGGCGCCGCCCATGCCGCCCATACCGCCGCTCACGATCAGCCGGCCGGCCAACTCGCCAGCTGCGACCTGCGACCCATGACCTGCGACCTCGCCCCTGTCCTCCCGGCCCCGGACCTCGGACCTCGGACCTTCTCCAAAGTGCTTTCGGCCAGCCGCCGCAAACGTCTCAAAGGTCCCCTGCACGATCCCCTGGCTGCCGATATAGATCCATGAGCCGGCGGTCATCTGGCCGTACATCATCAGTCCGTTGCTTTCAAGGTCGCGAAAGTGCTCCCAATTCGACCAGTGGCCCACGAGGTTGGAGTTCGCAATGAGGACACGCGGCGCATAGGGATGCGTTTGGAAGACCCCTACCGGCTTGCCGGATTGAACCAACAGCGTTTCGTCGTTTTCAAGGTTCTCAAGTGCCCGCACGATCGCCGCGAAGCAATCCCAGTTGCGCGCGGCTTTGCCCGTCCCGCCGTAGACGATCAGGTCATCGGGCCGTTCGGCCACCTCGGGGTCTAGGTTGTTCATGAGCATGCGCAGGGCGGCCTCCTGCTGCCAGCCCTTGCAGCGGAGTTGCGTGCCGCGCGGGGCACGAATCGGCGTGGAAGTCATGCTGGGATTGTATCTCTATCCCTTTCGTTTGGAGGAGCCGCCGACAGAGGGGCGAAAGGTGAAGTCTTCTTTGGCGCGGGCTTTGTGGCAGTTCATACAGGGCAAGAGCTTTCCGCGCTGGGTGATCTTGGCCCCGGGAAGGCTCAGCGTCGCGAACTCCCAATCGCCGCAATCGGGGCTATAGCCTCGCTCCCGCTTGATCATGGCGGTGGCGAAGTTGCTGTGCGAGCCATAGACATCCGTTTTCTCCTTAACGATGGCGCTGCCCACCGGGAAGGCCGATCCTTTGAGCATCGCCTCCTTGCCCTCGTCGTTCACCCAAACTGTCACCCACTTGTCCACGTGAGGGCCCGTCTTGGGTTTGGCTATGGCAGCGAACCTGCCCGCGCGAAGCTCACGAGGCGTCGGCATTCGACAGAGGGTCCATGCCTCAGATGTCATGGGATAGGGTTTGTCATTGACCTTTCGCCAGGATTTGAAGGCGGCCAAGTTCGGGGTCTTGTTTGGTTCCTGTCTCCCCTGGGGCCAGATCATTGCGAGTGCAGTCGATGATGCAAGAACGACGGCGATTCCGGCTGTGACGCGCATAGGACAACCCCTTGCATCTCGAAACGTCGGGGCGACGCGCTTCGGTTCCAACGGGGCTTCGAGCTCAATTCGTGTACACTGAGAGGCCCTTTGGCGCATTGTGATTGATCGTTCGAACCTAAATAGTGACCTCGCGGACCAGTTCGCGAAGATGGTTTCCTCTGCAAACGGGGTGCTCATTGGATCGCATCTGAATCCGGATGGCGACACCCTAGGGTCTGCCCTTGCGTTATCTCTCTATCTGGACCGTTTGGGCGTTCGAAACGAGTTGCTCTGCCACCACGCACCGCCTGACAATCTCAGGTTTCTGCCCGGCATCGAAAGGGTCCGCCAGGCCCCAGAGGGCGGCAATTTCGGCTTGGCGGTTCTGGTGGACATGGACTCACCAGAGCGCTTGGGCTCGCTGGAAGAGACGTTTGCTGCCTGTCCCAAGACGGTGGTCATCGACCATCATGTGCCCCACCACAAGCCCGGCGACCTTCGCATCGTCGATGAACGTGTGCCCGCCACCGCCGTCATTCTCTACCGGCTTCTGCACGACCTGAAGGCTGAGATCACGCCCGACATGGCCAAGTGCCTCCTCACGGGCATCGTTACCGATACGGGCAGCTTCCGCTTTCCGAACACCACCCCCGAGTCGCTCGACATAGCCGGCCACCTTGTGGAGCTTGGCGGCGACATCAACCAAATCGCCGAGGAAGTATTCCATCGCAAGCCCCTGTCAACGCTTAGATTGCTAGGCATCCTACTGGCAAAGATGCAGGTGGACTCGCATGGGAAGCTCGCGTGGGCAGCACTGCATCGCGAGGACTTCGAGGCCACGGAGGCCAAAGACGAAGAAACCGAAGGCTTTGTCAATGAATTGCTAGGCATCCGAACTGTCAAGCTTGCCGCGCTGTTTCGCGAGCCGCGCGAGGGCAAGGTTCGCGTGAGCCTTAGGTCGATGGGCGTGGTGGACGTCGCCGAGATCGCCCGCGAATTTGGCGGGGGTGGCCACAAGAACGCAGCTGGAATCAGTTTTGACGCCGATATCGAGGACGTCGTCCAATCCGTCGTTCCTCGGCTAAAACAATGCTTGGCATACTCCTGATCGACAAACCCAAGGGCGTGAGCTCCCACGACGTGGTGAACATGGTGCGCCGCCGCTTCTCTACCAAGCGGGTTGGCCATGCCGGAACGCTAGACCCACTAGGCACGGGCTTGCTGGTGATCGCAGTCGGCCCGGCAACGAGGTTTCTCCAATATCTGAGCCTTGAGCCCAAGGTCTATGAGGCAGAGGCGACCTTCGGGCGGGAATCGAGCACTCAGGACGCGGAGGGCGAATTCGGCGAAGAGAAGCCCGTCCCGGACGATTTGGAGAAGGCGCTCTGCGAGGTGTTGCCCGATTTCACCGGTCTGGTTGAGCAGGTCCCACCGATGTACAGCGCCGTGAAGGTGAAGGGCAAGGCGCTTTATCACTACGCGCGCAAGGGCGAAGAGATCGAGCGCGAGAAGCGTTCGGTACACATCGATGAGATCATTCTCCATGAAGCGGCGTCCCCAAACGCCAAGCTGAAAGTCAGTTGTTCTGGAGGCACCTATGTACGCACTCTGGTTCACGACGTCGGGCAGCGGCTGGGCTGTGGGGGATACCTTTCTGCACTGGTGCGCACGGAGTGTGGGGTATTCCGGCTCGCTGACGCCGTTCCGCCAGACCAGGCTGAGACGTCACGCCTGATTCCCCTGGAACTGGCGCTGCACCCCATGCCCGTGGTGAATCTGAACGAGCATCAAGCGCTGGCCATCCGGCAGGGACAGCGCATCGGGGTGCCCCGCCCGCCGAACTCAAGGTTGTGCGCCCTGAAGCATGGGGACGCCGTGATCGGCGTGGCCTGCGTCGCGGGCAACCAGTTGCAGCCGGAATGCGTTCTACCCTCAGAAGTGGATCATGGCGCTGGCTGAACCGCCCCCAATCCTGCTTGATGAACGGCCAAGGGTGGGCCGCTGGTCCCTGGTGTCGATCAGCCACGGCATCACGCGGCGGCGCATCGCGGGGCAATTGTCCTGGTTTGTCATTTGGCTGGTCCTGAGCCTCGTCTCGCTGGCGCTGCATCCGGACCCCAGCGGGCACGGGACCCACACCCAACTCGGGCTGCCGCCCTGCCCGTCGGTGCTGCTTTGGAACAAGCCATGTCTTGCGTGCGGCCTGACCACGAGTTTCTCGGCGACGGTCCACCTAAACCTGGCGGGGGCGTTCGTCGCGCATCCCTTCGGCCCCGTGCTGTATGGTCTCTTCACGGCGTCGGCGCTGCTGGCCTTCTGGGGCTGGATACGGGTCCGTCGAATCGAGATCACGGCACTTGGGAACTGGGCGCTCGTGGCGTTGGTGTCCCTTTACGTTGCCTATGGGATCGCCCGGTTTGCACTTTCTGGACCGATTTCGGCGGGGTTACCGGCGACGCAGGGCACCGAACGAGCAGGGGCGATACGGCGATAGATACTAGCCAACAGTTGTCTTCGGCTCTTGTAGCGCCCGGGTTTGCCAGAAACCTAAGTTTAATGCTGGATCACATTTGACGCCGAGGTTGGAGCGTGCACTAGATTCTGGATAGGGCTATCGGTGCCAATCACCTAGTGCATGCTGCCAATCCGGAGCCGCTGGCTCTTTGCCCGGAAACTTCGAGGGTAACTGATGACAAGTGCAAGCAACTATTCGTCCTTGGCGGTGCAGTTCCTAAGCACCCACAGGCTCCATGTCAGTTCAGCCATGAAGAGCAGGTATTGAAGAAGCTTATTAATTGCCTTTCCTGCGACTGTGGATTCTTCGACTCTTGAGTAGCCATATCCCACATGTCAATACTGCTGCCACCGAAGGCTCCGGTACAGGAGTCAGCATTACAGCACCAGACAGCCCTAAACTCGCGTTGTTTCCAGAACCTACAATTGTGCCGTTGTTATTGATCGCCAACGCCTCCGAAATATGCCAGCCAGATGATGGGGCGTCAAGTAACTCGTCGATGTTTGCCATTGCCCCATTCTCGAACAGAAAGGCGCCGCCGACGCTCCATCCATCCCAAGACCATCCAACGATCTGTCCCGAGTCGTTAATGTCTTCAGCATACGTAGGCACACCAGGATATTGCAGCCCAATATCGGTCATTAGTCCGTTCTTGTAAATGAAGGGGTGACGCGTGTCGGAGCCGGCAACGCTTGCAGTCCCAACCACATGCCCAAGGTCATTGATGGCAGTCGCCTCAGAACCGGAGCCACCCAGAGTCCCTATGTCAACCATGACTCCCGCCTTCCATATAAATGCGTGTTCACCACCTGAACTCGTAATTGAACTCCCTACCACTTGGCCAACGTTGTTGATGTCATTTGCCCAGCTACTATCGTTGGTCACAAAGCTTCCAAGATCGGTCATCACCCCATTGGCATAGAGGAAAGCGTGGGACGAGGTCCACGGCCAAGTCTGAGCGTAACCAACAATGTGACCTGCCTCATTGATGGCTTCAGCCCAGCTATCCTCTCCACCAAGCGTCCCTAAATCGATGACTGTCCCGTTTTGGTAGACGTAGGCATGACGGATATTTGCGTTCACGTCAGAAACGCCAACGACCTGTCCCGAGGAGTTTACGGCGCGAGCAACTGTGCTCCTGGTGCCAAGTCCACCAATATCGGTTGTTGTTCCGCCAAAGTAGTGGTAGGCATGCCACCTTATCCCCCCCTGCGTGGTCATGCCGGTAATTGCGACATGCCCGTTATCTGAGATGCCCGTTGCCGAGGAAGCGCGAAGTCCAAAATATGTTACACTGTAGCGACTAGAAGCTATTGATATGCCTACAACTGTCGTCAGTGCGAGAGCTACTGAAACGATGCGTTTGAAGCTGGCGTTGAAAAACACTGTCCTCCTCCAACGATTGGCAGGTGTCACCATTGGGACACCATTCGCAGTTCCTATTATGCAGGGCAGTGTCGTACACTGTCCCGGCAAATGTACGTGATTGCTACATGGTGCTCTGTGGCCTTACCGGCCTCCAAACATGGCCATCGCAAAGAGGGTTGGCATGCCGCCCGTGTGCCAGAAGAGCACGCGGCCCTTGAGCTCGCCCTTTCGAGCAAGCGCGACGAGCCCTGCAAACGCTTTGCCGGAATAGACCGGATCCAGAAACACACCTTCTAGCCGCGCCATTTGGCCGATGGCGAAGTTGCCCTCAGGGCTAGGAATGGAATAGCCCGCGCCGGCGAACTCCATGCGCATGTCGATGTCGGAGGGTTGCATGGCCTTGCTCTGGCCGAGGAGCAGGTCCAAGCCTCGGCAGAGATCCCAAACGTCCTCGGCGAGCTCCATATCGGGATCGGTGTCGGCGCAGATGCCGATGACCTTCGTTGGGGTTCCATGGTGGAAATAGGCCAGCCCGGCGTGGGTACTTCCGCTGCTGCTGGGAGTGATGATCACATCGAAGCTGCCGGCTTGTTGTTCGGCCTCGATGGCCGCGAGATAGAAGGCGTAAGCCGAGAGCGGGGAAGACCCGCCGGGGGCGAGCTTCCAGACCTCGAGGCCCCTCTTGCGGTATTCCTCGGCGATCGCTTCGGCGTGGGCATCAAGTTGCTCCCAATCGCCATCGGCATAGATGCGAAGGTCGACTCCCAGCAGCTCGTCGATCAGCATGTTGCCGCCGGAATGGGTCAGGGCCTGCTGCATGGGCCGTCCTGCCGCCCCGAAATAAGGCAGATGCATCGCCGCCGCCGCGCAGCGGATGCCGTGGATCGCGCAGGCCGCGCCAAGCTGCCGAATGAAGTTGGACTGCGCCGCGCCCTGCGCGACGATGACCTCGACCCCCTTGGCGAGCGCATCGCCGATCAAAAACTCCAGCTTCCGGCCCTTGTTGCCCCCAAGAGCAAAGCCGGTCAGGTCGTCGCGCTTGATCCAGAGGTCCAGCCCAAAGTCTTCGGAGAGCTTGGGGAGCCGGTGAAGCGGGGTCGGCTTCTGGATCAGGTCGACTCTGGGGAGGTCAGTTCGAAGCGGATGGGGCATTGGGGGGAGTTTACTGGGAGAAGCGAGAAGCGAGAGGCGAGAGGCGAGAAGCGCGAAGCGCGATGAGCGATGCGCGATGGGAAATGCTTAATAGTGCTTGGCGCGGTTTGCCTTGTCTTGTTGGTGCCAAGTGCTGCGGCACAGGTCGGTCGGCTGCCTGCCTTCCATCGCGTATCGCGAATCGCTTCCTCCCTCACTCCATCACAATCACCGACCGAATCACGTCCCCCGTTTCCATCAGGTGGAAGGCGTCCTCCACGTCGTTCAGCGTGATCCTCTGCGTGACCATGCGGTCCAGTTCGAGCTGCTTCTTCAGGTAGAGGTCCGCCAGAAGCGGGAAATCGAACGAGGGCAGGGTGTCGCCTGCGTGGCAGACCCTCAGGCCCGCCTTGTTCCAATACACGCCGGTCGCCATGTCGCCCAGGTTCAGGTTCACCGCGTCCGCCGCGGCCGGGAAGCCGATGGTGGTCGCCGTGCCGCCGTAGGAGAGCATCTTGATCGCCTGCTCGGTGCAAAGCGGAACGCCCGTGGCCTCGAAGGCGAACTCCACGCCGCCGTCCCAACCGTCGTCGGTAAGCGCTCGGACCTGCGCGACCGCGTCACCCTCTTTGGCGTTCACCAGGTGCGTCGCCCCAAAGTCCCTGGCCCAGCCGAGCTTGACCGGGTTCACGTCCACGCCGATGATCTGCCTCGCGCCGGCCAGCTTCGCGCCCTGGATCACCGAGAGTCCCACACCGCCGCAGCCGATGACGGCCACCCGCGAGCCGCGAAAAACGGGCGTGGTGTTCAGGGTCGCGCCGACCCCGGTGACCACGCCGCAGGCGATCAGGCAGGCGCGGTCGAGGGGCATGTCCTTGGGCATCTTGATGGCGGCCTTGGCGTGCACCACCGTGTGCGTGGCGAAGGTGCCGCAGCGCAGGACCTGGCTGCACTGCGCGCCGTCATTGGCGCGCTTGATGCGGGGTCCCGGGCGCAACGCCATATAGCAGCGCCGGGGGTCGCCGCGCAGGCAGGCGGGGCACTTTTCGCAGGGGGCGCGGTAGGCGATGACCACGGGGTCGCCCTTCTCCAGCGTCGTCACGCCCTCGCCGACCTCTTCGACCCAGCCCGCGCCCTCGTGGCCCAGCACGATGGGGAACTGCATCCCGTTGCCGTTCAGCATCTTCACGGTGAGGTCCGTGTGGCAGACGCCGCTGGCGGCC
The genomic region above belongs to Armatimonadota bacterium and contains:
- the hutU gene encoding urocanate hydratase — its product is MTSTPIRAPRGTQLRCKGWQQEAALRMLMNNLDPEVAERPDDLIVYGGTGKAARNWDCFAAIVRALENLENDETLLVQSGKPVGVFQTHPYAPRVLIANSNLVGHWSNWEHFRDLESNGLMMYGQMTAGSWIYIGSQGIVQGTFETFAAAGRKHFGEGPRSEVRGREDRGEVAGHGSQVAAGELAGRLIVSGGMGGMGGAQPLAATLNGARFLGIDVDPSRIEKRLKNGYCDKIAWSLDEGLSLLEDAKRSGDAISVGLVGNCADVLPELARRGIVPDLLTDQTSAHDPLNGYVPSGMALEEAVALRKSDPDAYVEKSLQTMAAHVRAMLELQKMGAVTFDYGNNIRTFAHQAGVENAYDFPGFVPEYIRPMFCEGRGPFRWVALSGDPEDIRKTDRLVLELFPHDEVLKRWITLAAHKIQFQGLPARICWLGYGERAEFGLAMNEMVRKGELSAPIVIGRDHLDCGSVASPYRETESMKDGSDAVADWPLLNAMLNTAAGASWVSLHNGGGVGIGYSQHAGMVVVADGTPEMAKRLERVLTCDPGTGVMRHVDAGYEEAAEFASEHGVKIPG
- a CDS encoding cytochrome P460 family protein, with translation MPTPRELRAGRFAAIAKPKTGPHVDKWVTVWVNDEGKEAMLKGSAFPVGSAIVKEKTDVYGSHSNFATAMIKRERGYSPDCGDWEFATLSLPGAKITQRGKLLPCMNCHKARAKEDFTFRPSVGGSSKRKG
- a CDS encoding bifunctional oligoribonuclease/PAP phosphatase NrnA — its product is MIDRSNLNSDLADQFAKMVSSANGVLIGSHLNPDGDTLGSALALSLYLDRLGVRNELLCHHAPPDNLRFLPGIERVRQAPEGGNFGLAVLVDMDSPERLGSLEETFAACPKTVVIDHHVPHHKPGDLRIVDERVPATAVILYRLLHDLKAEITPDMAKCLLTGIVTDTGSFRFPNTTPESLDIAGHLVELGGDINQIAEEVFHRKPLSTLRLLGILLAKMQVDSHGKLAWAALHREDFEATEAKDEETEGFVNELLGIRTVKLAALFREPREGKVRVSLRSMGVVDVAEIAREFGGGGHKNAAGISFDADIEDVVQSVVPRLKQCLAYS
- the truB gene encoding tRNA pseudouridine(55) synthase TruB, with the protein product MLGILLIDKPKGVSSHDVVNMVRRRFSTKRVGHAGTLDPLGTGLLVIAVGPATRFLQYLSLEPKVYEAEATFGRESSTQDAEGEFGEEKPVPDDLEKALCEVLPDFTGLVEQVPPMYSAVKVKGKALYHYARKGEEIEREKRSVHIDEIILHEAASPNAKLKVSCSGGTYVRTLVHDVGQRLGCGGYLSALVRTECGVFRLADAVPPDQAETSRLIPLELALHPMPVVNLNEHQALAIRQGQRIGVPRPPNSRLCALKHGDAVIGVACVAGNQLQPECVLPSEVDHGAG
- a CDS encoding DUF2752 domain-containing protein, with translation MALAEPPPILLDERPRVGRWSLVSISHGITRRRIAGQLSWFVIWLVLSLVSLALHPDPSGHGTHTQLGLPPCPSVLLWNKPCLACGLTTSFSATVHLNLAGAFVAHPFGPVLYGLFTASALLAFWGWIRVRRIEITALGNWALVALVSLYVAYGIARFALSGPISAGLPATQGTERAGAIRR
- a CDS encoding pyridoxal-phosphate dependent enzyme, whose protein sequence is MPHPLRTDLPRVDLIQKPTPLHRLPKLSEDFGLDLWIKRDDLTGFALGGNKGRKLEFLIGDALAKGVEVIVAQGAAQSNFIRQLGAACAIHGIRCAAAAMHLPYFGAAGRPMQQALTHSGGNMLIDELLGVDLRIYADGDWEQLDAHAEAIAEEYRKRGLEVWKLAPGGSSPLSAYAFYLAAIEAEQQAGSFDVIITPSSSGSTHAGLAYFHHGTPTKVIGICADTDPDMELAEDVWDLCRGLDLLLGQSKAMQPSDIDMRMEFAGAGYSIPSPEGNFAIGQMARLEGVFLDPVYSGKAFAGLVALARKGELKGRVLFWHTGGMPTLFAMAMFGGR
- a CDS encoding alcohol dehydrogenase catalytic domain-containing protein codes for the protein MATQGKAVLLETPGAPAVVRDITIDSPGPNEVLIRLAASGVCHTDLTVKMLNGNGMQFPIVLGHEGAGWVEEVGEGVTTLEKGDPVVIAYRAPCEKCPACLRGDPRRCYMALRPGPRIKRANDGAQCSQVLRCGTFATHTVVHAKAAIKMPKDMPLDRACLIACGVVTGVGATLNTTPVFRGSRVAVIGCGGVGLSVIQGAKLAGARQIIGVDVNPVKLGWARDFGATHLVNAKEGDAVAQVRALTDDGWDGGVEFAFEATGVPLCTEQAIKMLSYGGTATTIGFPAAADAVNLNLGDMATGVYWNKAGLRVCHAGDTLPSFDFPLLADLYLKKQLELDRMVTQRITLNDVEDAFHLMETGDVIRSVIVME